A region from the Drosophila bipectinata strain 14024-0381.07 chromosome 3R, DbipHiC1v2, whole genome shotgun sequence genome encodes:
- the DNAlig3 gene encoding DNA ligase 3, producing MLSVLKTSRQARFLARLMSSVQNDDNKLDTFRRICDEIAGEPSYLKKAEKLQRFFERGVSGSGFQGDTLLWVQFLIPAANQRVYNLQNKALIKLFSKIFNASQQKMHLDLEQDGDVSETLRKHFAASSKLKPQAQSRLYLQEVEELLLKLEERTKEDEQTELLQELCRKATDLDLRTFIRLVKQDLRINARARHILDAFGPEAYPAYQSSRDLSAIVKQFASQGTGKGTKVQAAAKKLKKGNASGIQVMTPISPMLASACKSVEEAFKKSPGGLYSEIKYDGERVQIHKQGKDFKFFSRNLKPVMDHKIRDLKDYIPQAFPGAEEMILDSEIILVDTDTGALLPFGSLGAHKKQTFANAAVCLFVFDCILYDGEDLTQMSFRKRREILEQNIKPIKSHVQLSESEFLKTKSELAMMTAKVLHANLEGVVLKSPSSTYQPGKRNWLKVKKDYLFDGKMADSADLVVLGAWYGSGKKGGILSIFLMGCYDSKDRLWKTVTKVHSGLDDITNDEVHSSLIKLTERADANQTPSWLLCKKSLVPDVLAKDPMDMPVWEITGAEFTKAEAHTASGISIRFPRITRRRSDKTAKEANDLAHLEELFDASKKNVNVDLLLAGCGPQNQELGSEKTPQKGSKPSSSQTSSTKKPKRSIPDSDDEEKSPKPRKRKVDRSLSPSQKGLKDFFKPTKEKLEVKKEPESPAKKPSKEKLEVKKELKSQSKEPRIETLEVKKEPKSPKSKLFSGLVAHFAMEKDKEKLGDLFEMHGGSITNNTRKANLVFYSLPEIADLNKLRPLYRRSCRHLNVSWMQTSLEKQSRQPYPLFAVMLKR from the exons ATGCTTAGTGTGCTAAAAACGTCCAGACAGGCCAGGTTTCTAGCACGTCTAATGAGTAGCGTTCAGAATGATGACAACAAATTGGATACCTTCCGGCGGATCTGTGATGAAATTGCCGGCGAACCGAGTTACCTAAAAAAAGCCGAAAAGTTGCAGCGATTTTTTGAACGAGGAGTCAGTGGCTCTGGATTCCAGGGCGACACGCTGCTCTGGGTGCAGTTCCTTATTCCGGCGGCCAACCAGCGTGTCTATAATCTTCAGAACAAGGCTCTGATCAAGCTGTTCTCTAAGATTTTCAATGCCAGTCAGCAGAAAATGCACCTTGATCTGGAGCAGG ATGGCGATGTGTCGGAAACGCTGCGCAAACACTTTGCCGCTTCCAGTAAACTTAAGCCGCAAGCACAGAGCCGGCTGTACTTGCAGGAGGTGGAAGAGTTGCTCCTAAAACTGGAGGAACGCACCAAGGAAGACGAACAAACGGAGTTGTTGCAGGAACTATGCCGGAAGGCCACAGACTTGGATTTGCGGACATTTATTCGACTAGTAAAACAGGATTTGCGAATAAACGCACGAGCTAGGCACATCCTGGACGCTTTTGGTCCCGAGGCCTATCCCGCATATCAATCTTCGAGAGATTTGTCGGCGATAGTGAAGCAGTTTGCTAGTCAGGGTACGGGTAAAGGAACGAAAGTCCAAGCAGCCGCTAAAAAGCTTAAGAAAGGAAACGCCAGTGGAATCCAGGTGATGACTCCGATTTCTCCAATGCTGGCCAGTGCCTGCAAGTCCGTGGAGGAAGCGTTCAAGAAAAGTCCGGGCGGTCTGTACAGTGAAATCAAATACGATGGCGAGCGTGTACAAATTCACAAGCAGGGAAAGGACTTTAAATTCTTTAGCCGAAACTTGAAGCCCGTTATGGATCACAAAATCAGGGATCTTAAGGATTATATTCCGCAAGCTTTTCCCGGGGCAGAGGAAATGATTCTGGACTCTGAGATAATATTAGTGGATACAGATACCGGAGCACTGCTGCCCTTCGGCTCGCTGGGAGCCCACAAGAAGCAAACATTTGCGAATGCTGCCGTGTGCCTTTTCGTCTTTGATTGCATTCTTTATGATGGCGAAGATTTAACGCAGAT GTCTTTCCGCAAGCGTCGAGAGATTCTCGAGCAAAACATCAAACCCATCAAGTCTCATGTGCAGCTGTCGGAGTCGGAGTTTCTCAAAACCAAAAGCGAACTGGCTATGATGACTGCCAAGGTGTTGCATGCGAACCTCGAAGGAGTGGTGCTCAAGAGCCCCTCTAGTACATATCAACCCGGCAAACGAAATTGGTTAAAAGTCAAAAAGGACTATCTGTTTGATGGCAAAATGGCCGACTCGGCGGACTTGGTAGTCCTGGGAGCTTGGTATGGATCGGGAAAAAAGGGTGGCATACTCAGCATATTTCTCATGGGGTGTTATGACTCGAAGGATCGGCTTTGGAAGACTGTCACCAAAGTACATTCTGGTTTGGACGATATAACTAACGACGAGGTTCACAGTTCTCTCATCAAACTCACGGAGCGTGCCGATGCCAATCAAACACCAAGTTGGCTTCTGTGCAAGAAATCTCTGGTACCGGACGTGCTAGCTAAAGATCCAATGGATATGCCTGTCTGGGAAATAACGGGAGCAGAATTTACCAAGGCTGAGGCTCATACGGCATCGGGTATATCTATAAGATTTCCGCGGATTACTCGCAGACGAAGTGACAAAACCGCCAAGGAGGCCAATGACCTGGCTCATTTGGAAGAGCTTTTTGATGCCTCCAAAAAGAATGTCAATGTGGACCTACTCCTAGCAGGGTGTGGTCCCCAAAACCAGGAGTTGGGATCTGAAAAAACACCCCAGAAAGGCTCAAAGCCCAGTAGTTCCCAAACCAGTAGCACGAAGAAACCGAAAAGATCGATACCCGATTCAGATGATGAGGAAAAATCTCCAAAACCACGAAAACGAAAAGTGGATCGGAGTTTGTCGCCTTCACAAAAGGGTTTAAAGGACTTTTTCAAGCCAACCAAAGAAAAACTGGAGGTTAAAAAGGAGCCGGAAAGTCCTGCAAAGAAGCCTAGCAAAGAAAAACTAGAGGTTAAAAAGGAGCTCAAAAGTCAATCAAAGGAGCCTAGAATAGAAACATTGGAGGTTAAAAAAGAGCCCAAAAGTCCAAAGAGCAAACTATTTTCAGGGTTAGTGGCTCACTTTGCTATGGAAAAAGATAAAGAGAAATTGGGGGACCTATTCGAGATGCATGGAGGATCCATCACCAATAATACCCGAAAAGcgaatttagttttttatagCCTCCCCGAAATAGCAGATCTAAACAAACTGAG GCCCCTCTACCGCCGCAGTTGTCGTCATTTGAATGTCAGTTGGATGCAAACATCACTTGAAAAGCAAAGCCGACAGCCATACCCATTGTTTGCCGTAATGTTGAAACGTTGA
- the LOC108129569 gene encoding saccharopine dehydrogenase-like oxidoreductase, whose protein sequence is MAAKKLDAIIFGATGFTGKYTVLEAVSVLKGLTWGVAGRNPEKLQAVLKEIGSKSKTDLSQTPVVIADVNNESSLLEMAKRCRVVVNTAGPYRFFGEKVVKACIEAGTHHVDVSGEPQYMEQMQLRYNDLAKERGVYVISACGFDSIPADMGVTFIEKNFDGVVNSVENFVHMGVKGGTKGTGSAALNTGTWESAIFAIANRGESLAIRRKLFPERLPKFQPALKNRSPLSRAPEVDNKVILPFPETDRSVVYRSQRFLYEQEKKRPVQMQAYMTYPSWFAASVVVLFATVIGIMSKFAFGRQLLLKYPQIFSGGMASPDGPSEERMERSFFRMTMKATGWPKSEKLAESTDPYSTPPSQTLTVKVTGPNPGYGSTCVALLSTAKTILNESDKMPGTGGVLPPGAAFRDTSLITELGKYEHGIKFEIVGNSKL, encoded by the coding sequence ATGGCGGCTAAGAAACTAGATGCTATTATCTTTGGAGCCACTGGCTTTACTGGCAAGTACACAGTCCTGGAGGCAGTGAGCGTGCTTAAGGGTCTGACATGGGGTGTGGCCGGACGCAACCCGGAGAAACTGCAAGCGGTTCTCAAAGAGATTGGGTCAAAGTCCAAAACAGACCTTTCCCAAACACCCGTTGTCATCGCGGATGTGAATAACGAATCGTCATTGCTGGAGATGGCCAAGCGCTGCCGGGTGGTGGTAAACACGGCAGGACCGTACCGCTTCTTTGGCGAAAAGGTCGTTAAAGCCTGCATCGAGGCAGGAACCCATCACGTGGATGTCAGTGGAGAGCCGCAGTACATGGAGCAAATGCAGCTGCGATACAACGATCTTGCCAAGGAACGCGGGGTGTACGTAATCAGCGCTTGTGGCTTTGATTCTATACCCGCGGACATGGGAGTTACCTTCATCGAGAAGAATTTCGATGGAGTAGTTAACTCCGTTGAAAACTTTGTCCACATGGGCGTCAAAGGAGGCACCAAGGGAACTGGAAGCGCTGCTTTAAACACTGGAACTTGGGAAAGTGCCATTTTTGCGATCGCCAACAGAGGTGAAAGCTTGGCCATCCGCAGGAAGCTGTTTCCAGAACGCCTGCCAAAGTTCCAGCCGGCGCTAAAGAATCGTTCCCCATTATCCCGAGCCCCTGAGGTGGACAATAAGGTTATCCTGCCATTCCCAGAAACAGATCGTTCCGTTGTCTACCGTTCTCAAAGGTTTCTTTATGAACAAGAGAAGAAGCGTCCCGTTCAGATGCAGGCCTACATGACGTATCCCTCCTGGTTCGCAGCCAGCGTGGTAGTTCTCTTTGCTACGGTGATTGGAATAATGAGCAAGTTCGCTTTTGGCCGACAACTGCTCCTAAAGTATCCCCAGATCTTCTCCGGTGGAATGGCTTCGCCGGACGGTCCCAGTGAGGAGCGCATGGAGCGTTCGTTCTTCAGGATGACCATGAAGGCCACAGGCTGGCCAAAATCTGAGAAACTGGCTGAGAGCACGGACCCGTACAGCACTCCGCCATCGCAGACCTTGACCGTGAAAGTGACCGGTCCCAATCCCGGCTACGGATCCACCTGTGTAGCTCTCTTGTCTACTGCGAAGACCATTCTAAACGAGAGTGACAAGATGCCTGGAACTGGAGGAGTCCTGCCCCCAGGAGCCGCCTTCCGCGACACCAGTCTTATTACCGAGCTGGGAAAGTACGAACACGGCATCAAGTTCGAGATTGTGGGAAATAGTAAACTTTAA